TACtgaatgtatttttttcataattgtaaGTAATACGATATCAAATACAATTATTTGCCTCAATGTATGAGTATTATTTGTAAACTTTGAATGTGATAGAAggtttgttttattgttttattgttcATGACAATCTTTAATGATAGCAACTCAATGATAAAATCATTACCAGGCTTAAATCCACAATTAACGAAGTGATGGTAGGCTTCTACCAAACTCAATTTCATAGTTTTTGGTCgtgataaatattatatttatttaaattaaatataaactttgaacattaaaaaaattactttggAAAAAATtggaacaaaaataatataagtaacATATTTCTTAGCTAaccacaattaaaattatttttctaaaaccaAATCTAATATCTTTGAAGTTAAAGATATTTCACTACCTAAATcgtgtattttatttaatcttaagAGCtaccatgaaaaaaaaaactaaaaaagagtaaaaagtcTTATTAGAATACTCCactatttgaaaaataaacataattacaGTTAAGACACtcctttataatttttaaaaaaattggagtATAATTAAAGAATTGTTGGTCTTTTGAGGTCTGAGATATACCAGTTAGCCCATTAATTAAAGCCCAAAGAAAAGCCCGTTTGACATATCCAAAACCCTAGCCATCTGCTCCactataaaacataattataagaTGGTTTATTAAGACTGATAGCTCCTTCTACCCCGAGCCGAGcgcagagagtgagagagaaacCCTAGGTGAGGAACAATGCCAGCTGGTCACGGTTTGAGATCTCGCACGAGAGATTCATTCTCTCGTCCCTTCAGGAAGAAGGGAACCATCGCCCTCACAACTTATCTCCGAACATACCACATCGGCGATTACGTTGATGTCAAGGTTAACGGCGCCGTCCACAAGGGTATGCCTCACAAGTTTTACCATGGCCGCACCGGTCGTGTTTGGAATGTCACCAAACGCGCCATTGGTGTCGAGGTTAACAAACAGGTATTCACTCTCCCGGAAACCCTAACGCCGTTATTGCTTTTCTTCTGGATTCatcatattttctatttaatattaTGCGTCGTATTACCTTTTCCGTTGTCAATTCTCTATACTCCATGCATTGTTGATTTTAGTTTATAGGTTCACAGCCGTGCTCTCTAAGTCGTATTTTGTGCCTTCAGCGCGTTACTGTTAGTCTATTGATGTGTTCTGATgctgttttatttgtttgatttctTCCTaggaaattaattttagtttataaggTTTTTGTTCTGAACTCGTGGGCATACCTTTTGAAATAGGGGATTTCTTGTTAAATGAGTAGTTTGTTTTGTGCAGGTGGGGAACAGAATTATTAGAAAGAGGATTCATGTCCGTGTTGAGCATGTGATGCCTTCAAGGTGCACTGAGGAGTTCCGTTTGAGGAAGATCAAGAATGATCAACTAAAGGCGGATGCTAAGGCAAAGGGGGAGAAAATTAGCACCAAGAGACAACCTGAGGGCCCCAAACCAGGTTTCATGGTGGAAGGAGCTACATTAGAAACTGTCACTCCCATTCCTTATGACGTGGTTAATGATCTTAAAGGAGGATATTAGTAATTTTTACTGTTTGTTGGTTTGCAAgttgttttttagttttggaTTACTCGTTCTAAGGCCACTTGTAAACAATTTTGATGGTTTGATTCTCCAAATACAATTATATGTTCTGTTTTATTCGGTATTTAATGAGCTTTACATCCTGTGATTTGCGTATAATGTTCTTCATGATTAGCAATGGTTATATTTGATTTGCTAGTATGGATTTATAAGCTGtttgagttttcttttttaaaatgtcatttcCATTATATTATTGTTCAGGAGCCCTGGATAAATGGTCGAAAGTGATTGAATACTAGAAAGGAATTTTTGGTAAATATCTGTGCTCTGAATTGTGTTTTTTACCAAGCTTCTGGCACAGTGTTATTAAGAGAGTTTGAGGCCAGCGAAATCATTTAGACAGCTCTTGATTGAAttgatttgttttataatattgtatatttaGTTATCCCAAAAAGAATTGTAATCTAAGAAACCTTGAGATTGGTTTTTCGAATGCCATTATGGTAGTTTGATGAATTAGAGGTATAGATTGGTTGACCCTTAATCAAGTGGCTGTTCTCATACTTCAAATTCGTTTTGTACATATGTTGTGGGCAGACATTGTGTCAAATATTCTAGTTGTGTTTGATCTCTACTAGGATGGCATTATGTCACATGACTCGGTCTCTTTCAAACTCCTTCAAAGAATAAACCCTATGGCCCTTCTGATCATTATGCATTATTGTGCAGTTTGTGTCTTAAATTCAGTTATGTATTAGTTCTTATTGGTGTACTTATTTTAAGCACTGAAGTGTGAAATGGAACAGTCATCGGGATGAAATtattgttttcacatttttaagaAGTAACATGAGGGAATACATTTTATAGAGTTGATCTTGAAGAATATGTTTTCTGCATgcttattcaaaattatttaatatgagaAGGTTGAAGGTGAAGGATGGAATTTAGAGAATGGAAATTTTCTCATGGCTATACTAGTCAGTCATAGACTCATGTCTGTTGACTCATGTTTATGTTTGTTACATTATTGATTTCCAAACATGTTGAGTCATTCTTAAAATGTAATTGCCAACGATTAATTTGATCAAagaaaatttaacttttactattaaaTGAACTAATATAATGCATGCTATATTACTTTTAAGCAATAATACTGTTGTTATCCTAGAATAAGTTGtcatatgaggtttgttgattTTGATAGGCACAGTTACTCTAATTTCCAAGTGTTCGATAACATAAATGCTTGATAACTCCTACCGTCCTGAAATAACTTCGTAGTCGTTGCAGGTTGTAACAAATATTGAAGCAAAATCTTCAGACATGTTGAGATGAAATACCATATATTTCACTAGCTTCCTTCTCTCACCATATCAATTTTATGTCATCTCTATTTTTCCCTCTTCAACCTCCCTGTTTAGTCTATTTCTATAGGTACAGAATGGTGTTCTAGGATAACTGCAAGATCCATTTTCTTCACAGAAGGAAAAGCCAGAGTTGTAAATTAAGTAACTATTCACTGTTATATACCTAATTTTCAAACTACACTCATCTTCAAACgaattgtaatatttttgaatCGAAAACtagaaaagataatatttatctACTTTATTCCTAGTATAGGTTCTCATTATAAACTAAGTAAATAGAAAAGATCAGTCTCcactaaaaaacaaaagttctcttgtaaacaacaaaattaaaaaagttaatatatctttaaatataagttgcattataaaatataacttataaatacatttttaatcaTCTAAATTAATAGTACTTAAAATGTTCACTTTATTGTGAGAAGTTATctgtacaaaaataaaatacaatattttattatttttgaaaacttaaaataaactaaaatatatataaattcttcATATAAACTTACTTTgctcaaatttatcaaatttttagaATCTTCTTAAAAAAGTATATAGAAACATGTTCCTTAGTACAAACAAGTACTTCCACTATTTTAAGTGTTAGACAATCATGATAAGGATTAACTATAATTCTTTTTGTAGTGAATGCAGACTCTGTACTACTATTGAAATGGGAATGGATAACACCTCCTCAACCATGCTCACAAGGATAAAAAATCTAGTAGAGTTGAGTTTCAAGCaatgtaaaatattaagttCAACTGACTTTATATAAGGTTAAAGATCATCTCTCAAATCTTTATCAAACTctgatatataatcaaatctatattttataaattgggATTCTTTTTTTCTACTTTGAGAATCTCCTCAACACTTTGATATtgttaataaattgtttttaaatatgacaataatttttatttcaattcacTGCATACTAGattcaaacatatataaatgaagtaattaataaaattcaactTACTTCTAAGATCAAGCACAACAACAATCAATACTAAgatattaatttcattaagaTTTCTccaatatttttcattcttacCCTTCATCATCATTGTCATCAATATTATGTTCACATCACTATTCTCAAAATATTGTcgaatatttttatcaaatccAAATACCTCATTCGTATACACATGACTCGTgacataagaaaaataaaaaatgtgtatgGTAAAGTcataaaatatctttagaaaTAGTATAACAGACCTCTGATATTTCTAATCATTTTCTAATGGCACACCGTTATATTTTTGGTCATGTCAACAccaatcttttttattttgcatattTAGCCAGACAAAGACATATTATACTTCAAGCTTATTTTTAGCATTAAATAAGTTGAATTCCACCTAGTTTCAAGGTCAAGACAAACAATACCTTTATAAGAAATTTTCTCTTATTCAGCACATGTCTTAAATCTAGCAAATCTAGTCAGAGAAGATTTCACATATTTAAATGCACTCtgaatttttgaaattgaatagTTGATCTCTTTTGAGCTATTATTCACATTCaaacttaatatataaatacaacaATACACATGAACTTAATATCCTTCTTTTGAGGTACTGGACTCCAACATCATTTGTTATAACATTATCCATAGTGATACTAAGGACTCGTTTCAATTCCTAATTATTTAAACAAGTCTCAACATGTTTAACAACGAGTTACTCTAAATGATCCATTATTTAagtcaaattcaaaattttattttgaagtttccAATCATTGTCAATAAAGTAAGTTATTAAACTCATgtaatttaagttttgaaataaaGTCCATGTGTATGTAATTAAGCAAACCCTCTCAcattgttttgatagaaaacaaattttaacttgagttactatattttatatctCAATATAGTTAATATTTTGAATGATACTAAATTTATAAGagagaacaatttttttttctcttgtttaaGTGGAATACCATTGTTTTGGTAATCACTTGTTACTTGAGTGatgaaattttcaaaagaaatattttttttacatctcTTTCTTCAAATCTCGCATCATAAGAAAATTGTTATATGAACATAATTTCAACACTACTTAGACTTTTAAAGAGAATATATAAAGagaaacaataatttaaaaagagagagcataatttaacatttaattgTTCTCATGTAAAtttgtcataaaaaaaacatgtgttTCTTTACTTTAAACTTAAAGGACACtaaaataatacttataataaaaaattagtcCTAACCCTCCATTCAATCCAAAAACAGTATACGCCAATTAAACCATAATTTCGTGCATcacaaatttaaatgaaatgtctttctaatataaaatataatatcactTCTCAACATATTTAAACTGAACTTaagtaaatgtaaaaaatacatgtttagaATTAAGCGACTTTATCTTAGAAAGAACAATTTGAGTATTCATTAGGTTATgtgttttaaaaacattaaactaCACAACAAATATACCTGCTTGCTTATATTATCTCCATATTCCTCTTTTTTAGTTGATTGAGACAACTTGAATATGTATAATTTTCAAACtccgagaaaaaaaaatgtagataaTCAgttgtagaaaataaaaacttacaCCAATAGTTTATCTTGATAAATTCAATATCTTCTTCTAAACAATATAATGTATTGATAAAGAAATTAACTAATCAACTTAAAATTTAGACAGAaagtttttatgatttaaaatattttgttagagtgggtaattactttttaaaactatttacaaatttgtcATTCTTCATTTATTGCgaaattatatatgtatgggTTGAGTCATAATTTGGTGGAAGGAGATATTTACTTCATATGCTTTGGatatctattttatttgataatttgttATAGGATAAACATTTAGCAAacttatttttttgaattatgtgTTGTTATTTTTGTGATTGTACATATTAAACTTTGGATAAGTTTAACATTTATGATAAAGACTTTGGAGTATATTAAGcgttgaaaatgaaattaaccgGTAAagaattaattagtttttaaattataccaAACTTACTAAATTTAACATATTCAGTGAATCTGTCAAAtcaattattatgtttattcaatttaatactcataaattatatcaaacaaaATAAGTTTTACACAATATTGGCTTCTCAAACtaagtaaaaatgttttaaagttaatttagcATACacttaactaaattttaatcaaaatatgaatttgaacTTGGAAATCTATCCCCGTCACATAAAACTCCAGTCAAAGTATACTTAGGTCATGTTTAGTCTTTAAATAACGTTTTAAAGTTGAAggttaaaaatctaaaacaaaagtgtAGGGTGTTTGGCAATTTGAGCTTAAGTTTACTAACAACTTAAAATTCCGTTTCAATTAGTTTAGGGTAAACATTagagaaatattaaaatatgcttactttttctctttttttcttctcataaaaaaaataacatgtaattgaattttttttcaaatatattttactcaaaatgattttttgaggagaaaacaaaatatgtata
This sequence is a window from Vigna angularis cultivar LongXiaoDou No.4 chromosome 2, ASM1680809v1, whole genome shotgun sequence. Protein-coding genes within it:
- the LOC108328021 gene encoding 60S ribosomal protein L21-2 — encoded protein: MPAGHGLRSRTRDSFSRPFRKKGTIALTTYLRTYHIGDYVDVKVNGAVHKGMPHKFYHGRTGRVWNVTKRAIGVEVNKQVGNRIIRKRIHVRVEHVMPSRCTEEFRLRKIKNDQLKADAKAKGEKISTKRQPEGPKPGFMVEGATLETVTPIPYDVVNDLKGGY